In one Lolium rigidum isolate FL_2022 chromosome 3, APGP_CSIRO_Lrig_0.1, whole genome shotgun sequence genomic region, the following are encoded:
- the LOC124698470 gene encoding probable trehalose-phosphate phosphatase 9: MREAVRSVAEHFPTAIVSGRGRDKVFNFVRLAELYYAGSHGMDIQGPTADSNHHLNTPSKGEHTRSVLCQPASEFLPMIGEVHDLLVEKMAAIPGAMVENNKFCLSVHFRCVDEKTWGTLAEQVRSVLREYPRLRLTQGRKVLEIRPVIKWDKGRALEFLLGALGFADRTDVFPIYIGDDRTDEDAFKVLRSRGQGAGILVTRFPKDTLASFSLRDPDEVKDLLRELVISKR, from the exons ATGAGGGAGGCGGTGCGCAGCGTGGCAGAGCACTTCCCGACGGCGATCGTGAGCGGCCGGGGCAGAGACAAG GTGTTCAACTTCGTGAGGCTGGCGGAGCTGTACTACGCCGGGAGCCATGGAATGGACATCCAAGGCCCCACCGCAGACTCCAACCACCACCTCAACACGCCCAGCAAG GGGGAGCATACGAGGTCAGTGCTGTGCCAGCCGGCGAGCGAGTTCCTGCCGATGATCGGCGAGGTCCACGACCTTCTGGTGGAGAAGATGGCCGCCATCCCTGGCGCCATGGTGGAGAACAACAAGTTCTGCTTGTCCGTCCACTTCCGCTGCGTTGACGAGAAG ACATGGGGCACACTGGCGGAGCAGGTCCGGTCGGTGCTCCGGGAGTACCCGAGGCTGCGGCTGACGCAGGGGCGGAAGGTGCTGGAGATCCGCCCTGTCATCAAGTGGGACAAGGGCAGGGCGCTCGAGTTCCTCCTCGGCGCGCTCGGCTTCGCGGACCGCACCGACGTCTTCCCCATCTACATCGGCGACGACCGCACCGACGAGGATGCGTTCAAGGTGCTGCGGAGCAGGGGCCAGGGCGCCGGCATCCTCGTCACCAGGTTCCCCAAGGACACCCTCGCCTCCTTCTCCCTCCGCGACCCGGACGAAGTCAAGGACTTGCTGCGTGAGTTGGTCATCTCCAAGAGGTAG